The uncultured Dysgonomonas sp. genome contains the following window.
CTTACCGACTATGTAAAACGTCCACAGATCGGAGCAAAGGGACTTGTATATGTACGTTATGAAGCTGATGGCTCTCTGAAATCGTCTGTCGATAAATTCTATACAGCCGAAGACCTGAAAAAATGGGCGGAACGTTGTCAGGCTGAACCGGGCGACCTTATCCTTATCATATGCGGCGAAACAGAAAAGGCGCAGAAACAGCTATGCGAACTCCGTCTCGAAGTCGGAGATCAACTTGGACTTCGTGATAAGAATAAATTCAATTGCCTTTGGGTTATCGACTTCCCTCTATTGGAAAAAGACGAAGAGCTAGGACGCTTCTTTGCAAAACACCATCCGTTTACCAGTCCGAAGGAAGAGGATATTCCAATGCTGGAATCAGACCCGGGAGCTGTGCGTGCCAATGCATACGACATGGTGATCAACGGTGTTGAAGTTGGCGGTGGTTCGGTTCGTATCCACAACAGCCAGTTGCAGAACAAGATGTTCCATGTACTTGGGTTTACCGAAGAAAAGGCTCAGGCTCAATTCGGCTTCCTGATGAATGCATTTAAATACGGAGCACCTCCACATGCTGGTCTAGCATTTGGACTCGACCGTTTAGTATCTCTTTTTGCAGGTCTGGATAGTATCCGCGACTGTATTGCGTTCCCTAAAAATAATTCTGGACGTGATGTTATGATCGATGCACCAGCCGTTCTTGAACAGGAACAATTGGATGAGTTGAACCTGAAGGTGGAGATAAAGGAATAATCATTAAAGTAAAACCATTATAAAATGCTCCGGTTATTCTGACCGGAGCATTTTTATTTAAGAAAAGTTTTATCTTTAAGCCAACTAATAAACATCTATGACCGAAACAAACAAACAAGATATGATCATTCTACAACCTGTGAGGGATGAAGATATACCTATGATAAAGAAATGGCTCCATAAAGAATATATATTAAAATGGTATCATGAGCCAGATGAATGGATCAGAGAAATAGAAGAAAGAAATGGTGAATTTGCCTTTCTCAATCATTACATTGTATATCAAGGGAACACTCCATTCGCATTCTGTCAGTATTATGATTGTTACGATGCTCAGGAAGAATGGTATGTTGTGGATGCTCCCCAAAAGACCTTTAGTATAGATTACCTCATAGGAGAAAGCCACTATCTGGGCAAGGGATACGGTAAGGCAATTGTTAATGCTCTGATAAATAAAATCAAAAGTCATGAGGGAGCACAGGAAATAGTGGTGGAACCTGAAAAAGAAAACATCCAGTCGTGTAAAACCTTATTATCGTGCGGTTTTATTTTTAATGACGACAAACAATACTATTCAATTAATTTATAAAATAACTATGAAAAAGCTCGTCAAGATCTTGCTAGCTCTCGTAATCGGAATAGTCATCCTCCTGAGTGCTGTGTATGCTTATTATGGTGGTTTCAGAACTATAAACTTTGAAGTAAAAGAGGTAGGTGGAGAAGTATTCGTCTATGAAAATGTTACAGGAGATTACAGTCAAAGCCCGGTGGTAATGGACAGTATTTATTATACGTTGCTCAACGATTATAAAATAGAAACAACAAAGGGGGCAGGCATGTATTATGACAATCCTCAACAAGTGGAAAAGAGCAAACTGCGCTCGGAGATAGGTTGTATACTTGATACCCCTCTTGACAGTATGCAGATGGCGGTCCTCTCAAGCAGATTCAAAGTTAAAGTGTTATCTAAAGGCGACTATATTATGGGAGAATTTCCCAATAAGGGGATGATATCAACAATAGTAGGAATAATGAAAGTATATCCGGCGATGACCAAATATATAGAAACTACCGATTATAAAGCAGACGGACCTGTGATGGAAATATATGATGTACCGGCTAAAGTAATTATATACAGGCAATCCGTATCGAAATAGAAGTGAAAAGAGGAGTATTTCCTCGTACTCCTCTTTTCCTATTCAATTATTTCTTACCTAATTTATTTAATACTATTTCTTTAAAATCCTTCCATCCGGTAGAATTACGTGCTACTATCGTTCCATCAGGAGCTATTAATATCAAACGAGGGATGCCTGTTATTCCGTAGATTTTAGTCGGTATTTCCTGCGCATTTATTATTTGAGGCCACTCTATCTTATCTTCTGCAATGGCCCTTTCCGTATCTTCCGGCTTATCCCATACAGCCACTCCTACTATTTCAAAATTATCTCCTCTATATTTTCTATACAGTTCTTTTATTTCCGGAGTCAGCCCACGACAAGGACCACACCAGCTTGCCCAGAAGTCTACCAATATATATTTGCCTTTTCCCGCATAATCCGACAGTGATACTTTTGTGCCATCAGGCTGCTCTATTGTAAAGTCACTAAACTTCTGACCTTCAGTAGTCTTTTTCAGAGCATCATTTGTTTCCACAATTCTTTTCACCATTTCCAAGGAAGCAATATCTTTACTTAATTTGGCCACAGCGGTATCTATCTGACCTGTACGCATCCACATCGACATCTCGTACAATACAATAGACCCGATAACATTATTTGTGTTAGCATCGAATGTATTTTCCATCAGGTCCATATATTTGGGAGTCCATACTTTAATAAATATACTATCGAACTCAGCTTTGAGCTTATTTTTATCCTTAATTTTATTTTTTAGCTCCGTATAGATATCTTCTCTTTCTTTATACAGTTCACCCGTTTTCTTATTATAATCTGTCAAAGCATCATTCAATGGAGTATTTGATGCTATGCCATCTTTCAAATTAACAATTATTCGCCCTGTATCCAGTATCAAGGGTATATATACATCATCTTCAATGAATACTCCGGCATACCGGATAGT
Protein-coding sequences here:
- a CDS encoding GNAT family N-acetyltransferase, with amino-acid sequence MTETNKQDMIILQPVRDEDIPMIKKWLHKEYILKWYHEPDEWIREIEERNGEFAFLNHYIVYQGNTPFAFCQYYDCYDAQEEWYVVDAPQKTFSIDYLIGESHYLGKGYGKAIVNALINKIKSHEGAQEIVVEPEKENIQSCKTLLSCGFIFNDDKQYYSINL
- a CDS encoding TlpA disulfide reductase family protein; this encodes MKIRTIHALLIMVTSMAIIVSCEKKQSVIPGYMVEGIADSTYNGQKIYLVDNNRLGNNKIDSALIDSSKFVFKGIADTIRYAGVFIEDDVYIPLILDTGRIIVNLKDGIASNTPLNDALTDYNKKTGELYKEREDIYTELKNKIKDKNKLKAEFDSIFIKVWTPKYMDLMENTFDANTNNVIGSIVLYEMSMWMRTGQIDTAVAKLSKDIASLEMVKRIVETNDALKKTTEGQKFSDFTIEQPDGTKVSLSDYAGKGKYILVDFWASWCGPCRGLTPEIKELYRKYRGDNFEIVGVAVWDKPEDTERAIAEDKIEWPQIINAQEIPTKIYGITGIPRLILIAPDGTIVARNSTGWKDFKEIVLNKLGKK
- a CDS encoding GyrI-like domain-containing protein, which gives rise to MKKLVKILLALVIGIVILLSAVYAYYGGFRTINFEVKEVGGEVFVYENVTGDYSQSPVVMDSIYYTLLNDYKIETTKGAGMYYDNPQQVEKSKLRSEIGCILDTPLDSMQMAVLSSRFKVKVLSKGDYIMGEFPNKGMISTIVGIMKVYPAMTKYIETTDYKADGPVMEIYDVPAKVIIYRQSVSK